A single region of the Acanthopagrus latus isolate v.2019 chromosome 11, fAcaLat1.1, whole genome shotgun sequence genome encodes:
- the LOC119028667 gene encoding transmembrane protein 275-like, protein MVLPEKPSRPSAPKQLSKQSSLRHQNLPSPALCCACGLCIMLAGINITLVGAFAFGTFVPTVNPPIIIGPLLLLIALAFFTACCVVSRRPPAHMARKAKGGEKWGLMRMGTVAFEMETSEHTLQDTTAVQLSPTNSPSSSHKSSSSQGATAPPAGCQDGAGERPISEMPDTSVSGDNPTLTSDCENTAHNTSST, encoded by the coding sequence ATGGTGTTACCTGAAAAACCCTCCAGACCATCCGCTCCCAAGCAGCTCTCCAAGCAGAGCTCCCTGCGCCACCAGAACCTGCCCTCCCCGGCACTGTGCTGCGCCTGCGGACTCTGCATCATGCTGGCTGGCATCAACATCACCCTGGTGGGAGCTTTCGCGTTTGGCACCTTCGTCCCCACCGTCAACCCCCCCATCATCATCGGGCCTCTTCTCTTATTGATAGCCCTGGCCTTCTTCACAGCCTGCTGTGTGGTCAGCAGGAGGCCCCCGGCCCACATGGCCCGCAAGGCGAAAGGGGGCGAGAAGTGGGGGCTGATGCGGATGGGCACGGTGGCGTTTGAGATGGAGACCAGCGAGCACACGCTGCAAGACACCACAGCCGTCCAACTCAGCCCTACCAACTCCCCCTCGTCCTCTCACAAGTCTAGCTCCAGCCAGGGAGCCACTGCTCCGCCTGCAGGATGTCAGGATGGAGCCGGTGAACGGCCCATATCAGAGATGCCCGACACTAGTGTCAGTGGAGATAACCCCACCTTGACCTCTGACTGTGAGAACACTGCTCACAACACTTCCTCCACGTAG